The segment aaaacattgtatttttaaaaatcgtaGTCACGTTGTAAGCATTTTATTTGGACTCCAGCTTATTATTAGCTAATCATGGTTCCAAGGTGGTCTACTTGTTCGtttgatgatttaaaataaaatcaaacaattgTGTTAATATGTTTCATGAAACAGCTTAATACTTATTATCAAGTTAACGGTCAACATATTTCTTCATGCAGTTGTAGTTAAAGATAAAAACAGTCTACGAGCAATGAGATTTTTTATCCAATatcagtattatattttaaaatatttgcgtcAATCGAATAGCACAAAACATAAATCATCGGTCATTGCCCGATATCTTTTACCTAATTTCCATCAGTATTgatacgaaaataaatatttttattattattttttatattagtggTTGAGGAAAaagattgaatatttttagttacCTGAGTCATGGCTTCAGCCGCATTTTTTTGTACCTTCATATCTGGGTTGTGCCACGGGCGTGCGCTCCATGGATACAATATTAACTGTCCGTAAGAGTGTATATCTACTAAGGCATCGAGTTTCCCTTTTGCTTTCGTCACTACATCCTGtgattattatgaataaatcaaATTGTTGGAAGAATTagttaaacaatgtttttttggTAGAAATGTGGCGAAAaccgtaatatatttataatatgttaattcacGTGTGTAGGCAGAAACTAATAACAATTAGCAATAGGTATCAGATACCCTCAGTGCCGCTGATTCAGGTTCCGAAAATGCAAAAGGTCCGGCGTACGCATCTTTGCATTCATGATTTTCCGTGATGCCGTCAATAGCCCAATCTTTTCTgaaatttacgaaaatatttaagCATGACTTTGTGTTTGCAAAATCATACTCTGCATCTACTCCTAAATCAGAAGGCATAACGTCTTGAAGCTACTAATCCTTAAATATGATTGCAAATTTTGGGACAATATTAAGATCTCTCAAACTGTATGTGTCTCTGTGCAGTTTTCGGGCTAGAATCTGGAAAACTTTAAACTATGTTCTTTATTGTAGAGTTACGTATTGTGTGCTGTTTCTGATGTAAGTATAGGCATTAGGCATATCgatttatttcgaaaattcaGATACAATTTAGTCAAGATTAAAAGGTTCTAAAAAGATTGTGGCATTCTAGACAGTGGTTGATTTTTTTGGTAACCCCTCTAACTTAGGATACGATATGCTTGAATAGGCAAGCCTAgtagtaggtatattttatactaatattgtaatacaCACCCAAAGTTCCTATTTATATCTACACCGTAACAACGTTTGAATTTGCGACGGTTTTTTCTCCATAAACGATTTACTGTCTGGGAGTATTCATATCCATCTGGATTCAAAAGCGGTATGAAATACCTGGAAGCCATGTAAATTCTATTTTCATTAGGaattcacattttaattttgtcactataaaagtaacataattttaatttcaattaattacgATTTTACTATGATAGTCGGTAAATACCTAATAAAGAATTTTGTGTAGATATTAAAagctttttaaattgtttaaataaggTGCCTGACGtccatttgttttatataagtaccgtaaattacacaaaattaacgTTACTGTTCCAACACAACGAAGAGTTGCTGACTTTCTTGGTAAAGCAGTAAATTAATAACCATTACAAATTGACCATGATAGCGGTATTCGAGACGTGATCCGGCGAGAATTATCTTTGCAGTTGTGCTGATTTCTCGCACGGACTTGTTTAGGAATGTGAAAAATGCATAAGTAAGGAGTTTAGTTATAGAATGGGAATAATTTGAGAGCTTTTAGTACGTGCATGTAGGTGTAtgaatctataaataattatggtatcTTAATACATAACGGTTTATAGTAATAGTTGTTATGCAAATGTCGTAACAAGTACAAGCTATCATTTAAAACTTTGCAGTGATAACGGCATATGTCTGATCGTTGTGTACTTGCAGATTCTCCGATACTATGGCGTTAGGTAGTTATCAATATTAGTGAGATGGCTTTTTATAGCATGGTAtcgtttttaaaacaaaattcgatATGCGTTCTCACCAAttcttgttttttatgtattcgGGTTGCTGGTCGAACTTTGTTACGATGTTATTTAGTATGTACAGGGCAGATGTGATCCCAATCCATTCTCTCGCGTGAAGTCCCGATAGTACTAAAATACCCATGTTATTTGGATTTCCATTTGATACGTCGAccatctaaaattatttttattcgtgtAGTTATTCGCAGTCACCTCCGTGGTTTATTGGTGACGTATACGGCCTGCGGATTGGTAGGAGTTGGGTTCGATTTttaggtaaattataattttgggtTTTTCAAACTTGTTTGCTTGGGACTGGATGATGAAATCCAGAGGTCGTTGACGTCAGGTAGAGGCTTAgtcataaaaactattaactaaataaataataataataattatgctcGAAAAATTGCGTTGGGTCGACTCTACATTGTATTATGGATATAAAGGTTGCTCAACTTCAAGAAATTGTGATTTGCGATTACCGTTATCGATCTATTTTCAGACGAAGATCCTATCTTTTCCAATTTACATATCGATGGATAAGTATCtgctacataattaaaatactctTCAATAATCCGTAATGTAGGATACCTATTCCATGTTAGTCGATGTCCTGTAACATTAATAGAATTAGTGTTTACCCTAATTTTTCTCACGACATCAATTTTAGGGAAAAAGTATTCAGGTAGGTAGGTACAAACCAGTATGAAATATGATTAatctaagatattttaataaactagtACAATATCTAACAATTTGCATTTAAGTGTACGCATATTTGCGGATAATTAGCATCATAGGGGCTTTCCACAGGGTCACCCGCTGGGCCATTAGTAAGGACGTTCTAAAGTATGAAAGTGCGAAAAGTGCGTTGGGAAAAGTGTACTTACCTAAAGTACCTCT is part of the Manduca sexta isolate Smith_Timp_Sample1 chromosome 10, JHU_Msex_v1.0, whole genome shotgun sequence genome and harbors:
- the LOC115440207 gene encoding carboxypeptidase B isoform X2, translated to MGSIIFIVFGLDISIWNLSPKRADFLVLEDNKVKIHRQLSSRGLNHTVLILDVQRRVDALKTEPVLWDDNTLRQGHRLTWNRYPTLRIIEEYFNYVADTYPSICKLEKIGSSSENRSITMVDVSNGNPNNMGILVLSGLHAREWIGITSALYILNNIVTKFDQQPEYIKNKNWYFIPLLNPDGYEYSQTVNRLWRKNRRKFKRCYGVDINRNFGKDWAIDGITENHECKDAYAGPFAFSEPESAALRDVVTKAKGKLDALVDIHSYGQLILYPWSARPWHNPDMKVQKNAAEAMTQAIFNSTKNLYKSGETYHMVYPATGSALDWIYASGVTHAFAIETRDTGEHGFLISPHYIDPTGKELFIAVKQLAKVLGPKFVSRGKDYQAWF
- the LOC115440207 gene encoding carboxypeptidase B isoform X1; the protein is MGSIIFIVFGLVVLRVIATPFPKKVSYAGAQIWRTALRTPNDILLIKKLFENQDISIWNLSPKRADFLVLEDNKVKIHRQLSSRGLNHTVLILDVQRRVDALKTEPVLWDDNTLRQGHRLTWNRYPTLRIIEEYFNYVADTYPSICKLEKIGSSSENRSITMVDVSNGNPNNMGILVLSGLHAREWIGITSALYILNNIVTKFDQQPEYIKNKNWYFIPLLNPDGYEYSQTVNRLWRKNRRKFKRCYGVDINRNFGKDWAIDGITENHECKDAYAGPFAFSEPESAALRDVVTKAKGKLDALVDIHSYGQLILYPWSARPWHNPDMKVQKNAAEAMTQAIFNSTKNLYKSGETYHMVYPATGSALDWIYASGVTHAFAIETRDTGEHGFLISPHYIDPTGKELFIAVKQLAKVLGPKFVSRGKDYQAWF